The DNA region ATCTGCCGGCGTAAAATTTCCTAAATAATAAAGAATCTCTTTACTGAGAATATCGTTATCGATGGCATCCAGCCTGGTCTGGCGAGTAAACTCTAATAAATAATGTAGATAATCCTGACGCATGGACAGCACGACTTTTACAAACGGAATATTTAGGCACTCGTTTAAAAATGCGTAAAACTGCTGTTTTTCCGATTGAGATTTATTTGTAAAGAAAAATTCTTCAAATTGGTCAAAAATTAATACAGTTAACAAATTGCGCTCGGCATCTTGTCGCAATAATTCCAAAATTGCCAAGGGAGAATCAAGCGGCTCGTTAAATTGAATACCTTTAATTTCTAAGAGCGCATCTGATAACTGCCGGCCTAATTTGCTGACCCAATCGTTATAGGTTTGCAACACCACCGGCAAGGCGTCTCGCGTGCGAATACAACTTTCTTTGAGAGCAGGAACTAACCCGGCAGTAACAATCGAAGTTTTGCCGACACCGGACTGCCCGTGAATCACCGTCAGTTTATGCTGAGGGCTGCTAATTCTAGTTTTTAAACGCTCAACATCTTGCTGCCGGCCAGACGCTATAATTTCGCAGGCAACGGTGCCTTGATGTGCCCGTTCTGCAACTGCTGCTAGGTTCGGTGCCGGTTGTTGAGGTTGGAGCCGGCCTGCCCCAATAAAAGCCCGTAAACCATATTGCTGCTCAATAGAACGCTGTTGTTGCTTAATCCAAAATGCCGCTCGATAGTGACCTTCTTCAAAGTACAGCGAGCGCAATATTTCCAGAAATCGAATGTAGCGGAGGGGATCATATCGATGCTCACTTTCACTAATCGCTGTTGTCATTTCAAAAGCAATCTCTTCTAAACTGTTATGTGCTTCTTGTCGCTGCCCTAAATGCCGCTGCGCTTTCACAAGAAATAATTGGCAAACTTGCCTCCAAAGTAAGGGAAATAACTCTGGATTTTGAGTTTGGTCGGCAACACCGTTTAAGATTTGCAGTGCAAGTTCTGCTTGTTGTTTGGCATCTTCCCATCGAGCGTGCCGCAGGGCAGATTTTGCGAAAAACGCATAATCTTGGGCTAACTGAATGGAATTGCCAAACATCTGGTGGAGTTGTAGGGATCTGTGGGCCAGGGCTTCTAGCGATCCCCAAGCAGATAATCGCTGCAAAACTTCTCCAAGGTGGGTGATAAACTGTGCAACTAAATCCGGGCGTCCTGCTCGCTCAAAGATATCTACACACTGTTGGAAATAACGTCGGGATTGTTGCCAGTATCTGCGCTTTTGGGCCGGCACCCGATCAGCAGTGCGGCGATAGCACAGTCCGAGATGAAACAGCAAAACCCCCTGTCGCTCTAAATAAGGAGCCGGTTGCAGGGAACAAGTTTCAGGAGATGTCCCTGCCGGCTCCTCTTCCCTAGGCGTTTGCCAAAAGGCTAAACTTTTTTGGTAATTCTCGATTGCCCCATCAATGAGATCACGGGCGTAAGCATCTCGACCGAGAACAAATTTCACACCGGCTTCTAACTCTGAATCTAACTGAATTCCGCGCCGTTGCAAATCCTTCAAAGCTGACTGAAATTCTAAGCAACTGCGCTTACCCAGAAGTGTGCAATTGGACAAAAACTTGCTAGCGCCGGTTTCTAAAACCGCACTAAAAATTCGCTCAATTTTGTGTCGTAAAAAATCAATTAATTCATTCGTGGGTAGCGCAAATTCAACCGTTGTCAGCCAGCTTTCAATATCAGGCACTAGCCGAATCATCTTCGGCTGAATTTCATCATTAACCCATAATAAAAGCGGAAACCGGCAGTGTTTGCGAAACTCCTCCCGGTCAGCGTTCATTGAGGTTAGCACTTGCTCGATTGCTCTCACTCCATCTAACCCAAATACCATCAATGCCGGTGGCTGAGCGCTGCCGAATGCGGCTTGGATCGGGCTATAAAGTGTTTGGACTGTCTCCCCTAAGACAAGTTCTGGTATTTCTATGCCACAGAGTGTTCGCAGCAGCCGAACCATCCGCTCACGCAAAGATTCATAGTTGCAGCACACTAAGATCAGTGAAAACTGATCCTCACTGAGTGCGATTGCCCGGTAGAGGGTTTGCAATGAACCCTCGTTACCGGCCACAACTTCTTCATCTTGGTTCGGCTGTATCATGACTTGAATTCTTTTGCTTCTGCCAAAATCGGATTGATGTCGTACCAGTGCCCTTGATCGTTGCGGTATTCAAACACAAACATACTGCGGAGCAAGATTTGATATTCTGTTTCGCCCCTGACGCTTTTTGTTTGTGCGACTTGACGCAGCAATTCCCATTCATCGGGTTCAATTGCTCGCGAGAGTTCGTTGCAGCGTTCCTGAATAACGCTTTCTAACCGCTGACGCGGGATGGGTAGATCGCCTTTTTGAATACAGCGATACAGTAGCCCTAATAAGTTCCGAACATGACCACCACTGACACGGCACAGCCGATCTAAGGTATCAAGGCTATCAAAGATTTCTGTTACTAAAGTAATGCGTCGATCTGGTTCGACATCCGGAAATGCACGGGCGAGTACCATCTGCCGCAGCAATGCCACGCCTTCGGTGCAGTCCAGCCCATCGGATAGCTGCGCCGGCACCATTGGCAAGACTTTAGCATCTACACCACCACCCAGGCGAGACATCAATGAACCGTAATCATTGGAGAAGGTTAAGACTAGCGGAATCGTATAAACCAGGTGACAGTTGAGTTTGCGTAACTGCTCACCACGATCGACAAACAGATATTCTGGCTGTGTTCTTCCAGATGGCAGCCGGCGTGGATCAACCCGATCCAGGTTATCGACAATCACCACCAGTCCTTCTCGTCCCCGCTGCCTGAGTGACTGAATGGCCGGTTCTAGAAGTTCTTGGTTAATCGATTGCAGAATGCTATTCGTGCGCGGTTCGAGGTATTCTCTGAGCCGGCTGCGGACATCGGGGCTTTCTTTCGCTTGTGCGGTAATTTTACCAATTCCAAATGCCAGTGAAAACTCTCCATCTGTGCCGGCACGTACTTTGCCCACTCCCGGCAGCGAGGCTTCAGCGGTTAAATCGATCTCGGTTTGCAGCAGATCGCTGGCACCTTTAAGTAAAGATCTAAAGCCTTTTGGTTTCAACTCGATCTTCAGTTTCTCAATACTTTCGCTGACTTGACGAGCAATCATCAGCAAAATATCGCTAACATCCACGTCAACTAATTCCAAGTCTTGATTGGACTCGAAATAAACGACGTGAAATCCCTGCGCTTCTAATTCGGTTCTGAGTCTAAGCAATTCTGTAGATTTTCCGCAGCCGATATGACCGCTAAATAACTGGCAAGTTGGCTCATCGGCTTGCAGAATGGCGATGGTGCGCTCGATTTCTTCGATAATTTTGCTGCCTCGAACGGGAGAGAAATCAATGTAATATTTCTCCTCTTCGGCATTTTTCATATCGATTGCTTTGGAGGGGTTACAAGCTTTATAAAATCTGCGTACATCCAATGCCATAACAATTTACCTTTTTTACTACGCTTAAATTTGCTGCGCCCGGTTAGTTCGGCGCTCTTTATTAATTTAGGATGCTTGTGTTGCCATAATTGTTGCGAATGGATTTAACCGGCACTGAAACTTCTGACAAAACCAGTCCAACCTGACAACCAGTATTCATTTTGCCTTTGTTTTAGCCCTTGAGCGCCTTTCGGCTGTGACACTCTTGCAAAAAGCTGGTTAAGTCTTACATAGCCGGTGCCGGTATCAAAGATTTGGATGAGACCGGCTCGCCTCACAAAAGCCGGCCTACAGGCGCTCTCCATTACCAAGGGTGGAAGCGTTGCCTGCGCTCTAAGCATTAAACTGCTTTCTGCGGTGCTGACACCCGGCAGAGTGGCACCTTGGGCTACGGCCTAATTCCCGTTGCCGTGTAACTTTGACAAAGCCGGTTAAACTCCGGGGTTTAGTGAGTGTTCAACCTTACCTCTGGCTCTTGACATCTTAACAAAAATATGAATCCAAACACAAAAATAGTTTTATTCGTTCAGTCAGGACTGAACGTTCAGAAAGATGCTAAATTAAAGATGGGTCAAAATCCCTGACAAAGGCATAACGTGTGGACGAAGAGCAACGGCAATTTGAAGTGAAACGGTTTGTCGAAGAAGTGGGCTTATTGTTCGAGTTAGCCGGTCTACCTCGGATGGCTGGTCGAATTTTAGGCTGGCTGTTGATTTCAAACCCGCCGCACCAGTCTACCGGCGAACTGGCAGAGGTTTTGCAAGCTAGCAAAGGCTCGATCAGCACCATGACTCGGCTGCTGATTCAAGCCCGCTTAGTAGAGCGCATGAGCCTGCCCGGAGATCGCCGGGACTACTTTTGTATCAAACTGGGTGCTTGGTCAGCGTTAATCAAACAACAAGTTGCCCAAATCACAGCAATTCGGCAGCTAGCCGAACATGGGTTGCAACTCGTAGAAGGCGAAGATCCGCAGCGGCGGCAACGCTTGCAAGAGATGCACGACTTTCACGCTTTTTTTGAGCGGCAATTTCCAATGTTGATTGAGTGTTGGGAACAAGAGCATCCCCAAAGAGACCAACCCAATGTTTCGTAGAAGTCCTAAAAGTCATCCACTCAGGTGAGTCAACTGGAGGACGTGCGATCTGTGCTGGGGAGCGTAAGTTGGAAAGTAAGCCGATGAAATGGGTTCGCATCTTTGCCTCAGTGATTTCCATTCCAGAAAAAGTCGTTACAAATCGTTACAATTAATACAACTCCAGCCGCCGGCATTGAATTTAGCTGATTCGCAGCCAATCTCATGTAGTCTAATCCGGCCTCGCTTTCCCAGAGTTTAGAAATAATTCGACGAAATTTCGTTCACTTACTGATTAATTTCAGGAATACGGCCATGCAATTGCAGTCAGCAACGGATAAAGAATCAGCTCTCAAACAAGACCGGCAACGGCCACCAGAGCCACCTGTCGATCGCTCAGCCAAGCCCAAACGAAAATGGATGCCGAAAGGGAAAGGTTGGGCAATCGGGCTGATTGCGGCTGCGTTGCTGGGCACCGGCGGCACAGCATTTGTGGCGTTGCGGAATGCCGCACCCAAGGTAGATATCAGTGAGCTAACCGTGCCGGTGGAGTCAAAAAACCTGACAGTGCGGATCGGGGCGAGTGGGGCAGTGCAGCCGGTGCAGCGGGTCAATCTTAGTCCGAAAACCCAAGGTCGTTTAGCCGAATTATATGTGGAGCAAGGCGATCGCGTGGAGGCGGGGAAAGTCGTTGCTCGCATGGAAAGTGGCGAAATAGAAGCACAACTGATGCAGGCACAAGCACGGCTATCGAGCGCCAAAGCCCGTTTGCAACAGCGCCAGACCGGCAGCCGGCCAGAAGAGATTGTCCAAGCGCAGGCACGTTTAAATCAAGCGCAGGCGAGTTTAGACCAATTGCGAGCCGGCAGCCGTTCTGAGGATGTTGCCGAAGCCGAAGCCGGTGTGACGAGAGCACAGGCGCAAGTAGAAGAGGCGCAATCGCGGTTAAACTTGGCTTCCAGCAATGTCAGGCGCAACCGGGAACTAGCCGACGTGGGGGCAATTGCCAGAAAAGATTTGGATCAGTTTCTCGATGAAGAGCGTAGGGCGCAAGCAAACCTGGAACAAGTGCGAGCCGGTGTTGCAGAAGCAAATCGCCGGTTAGAAAAACTCCAAAATGGCACCCGCCCAGAGGAAATTGAACAAGCCGAAGCGGCAGTGGCAGAAGCCCAAAGCAGTTTAGAGCAGCTGCAAAATGGCACCCGCCCAGAAGAAATTGCTGCGGCTAACGCAGATGTTACCGAGGCGGAAGGACAAGTGCGCTTTTATGAAGTGCAATTGGAAGATACGAAAGTTCGTGCTCCCTTTGCTGGAATTATTACCCAGAGATACGCCATAGAAGGTGCGTTTGTGACGCCGGCAACCTCCGCTTCTGACGCGTCTTCCGCAACGTCAACTTCTATTGTTGCCCTTGCCAGGGATTTGGAAGTTTTAGCGAAAGTTCCTGAAGCAGATATCGGTCAAATTAAAGTCGGTCAAACCGTTGAAATTGTCGCCGATGCTTATCCCGATCGCGTATTTAAAGGTCGCGTTCATTTGATTGCCCCGGAAGCGGTGAAAGAACGAGATGTTACCTTATTCCAAGCGCGGGTGAGCATTGATGCCGGTAAAGATCAGTTACAGTCTGGAATGAATGTAGATATTAAGTTTGTAGGCGACAAGCTCAGCAATGCTTTGGTGGTTCCTACCGTGGCAATTGTCACTAACAAAGGAGAAACCGGCGTCTTAATTCCCGACGAAAAAAATCAACCTAAATTTCAATCTGTTACCGTCGGCTCTACCATTGGCAATCAAATTCAAGTCTTAGATGGCGTAAAAGCCGGCGACCGCGTATTTCTTGAACTTCCCGAAGGTAAAAAACTAGAAGATGTAATCAAAACCATTAAATAAACCCTCAAAAAACCCCTAACCAAACGCATCAAAACCCTTAACCTTATCTGCGTCATCTGCGTTTATCTGCGTGCATCTGCGGGTTTCAAATCATCCAAAACCCCATGCAAAAGCCAACAATCCAGATAAACCATCTGTGGTTTTTAAATCCAAAACCTCTAATTTTTGCAAAAAGCCTAATCAATAACCAAAGAGAAATCACAAAAAAACAATGGATATTGTTGAAAGCGTCAAAATGGCAACCACAACGTTGCTCTCCAATAAACTCCGAAGCAGCCTAACCATGCTAGGAATTATTATTGGCAATGCTTCAGTGATTGCAATGGTTGGAATCGGAGAAGGGGCGCAGAAATTTGTTGGCGATCAAGTTAACTCATTAGGCTCAAACTTGCTGTTTGTGATTCCAGGGAGTCCTGAAGCTCAAAGACGGCCTATTTATCCACCTCAAACACTGGTGCTTGATGATGCAAAAGCAATCGCTGAGCAAGTTGCTTCAGTTAGTGAAGTTGCGCCGGCACTCAACGGCAGCGAACTGATTTCCTACCGCAACAAAAATAACTCAGCTACGATTATCGGAACAACGCCAGAATTCCTTTCTGTGCGAAGTTTCGATATTGCCAAAGGCCGCTTCTTAATGAATTTAGATTTGCAACGGCAAGAAGATGTTGTGGTTCTAGGTTCAGAAATAGCTCAGCAATTGTTTGGGAATAAAAACCCCCTAGGCGAACAGATTCGTGTTAAAAATGTCAGCCTGCAAGTGATTGGCGTGATGGAACCAAAGGGTTCAACTTTTGGTGACAATCAGGACATGAATGTTTATGTGCCAATTACAACAATGGCGCGGCGAATTGTAGGCCGGTCATCTCCTTATGGAATTCAAGTAACCTTTATTTCCGTCTCAGTTGAGGATGAGGCGAGTATGAAAAAGGCGCAGTTTCAAATTGAAAATTTACTGAGATTGCGTCATAAAATCGTCAATGAAGATGATTTTACAGTGCGGAATCAGCAGGAGTTAATGAATACCTTGGGCAGCATTACAGGGGCATTAACGTTGCTCTTAGCGGCAACGGCAGCGATTTCTTTGTTTGTGGGCGGCATTGGAATTATGAACATTATGCTCGTCTCCGTTACCGAACGCACGAAGGAAATTGGACTGCGTAAAGCAATTGGTGCTTCCCAGCAAGATATCCTGGTTCAGTTCATGATTGAATCTGTCATTCTGTCAGTTGTGGGCGGTTTAATTGGCGTTGGTTTCGGCATTGGCGGTATCATGCTGATCGGAGCATTTACGCCTTTGAAGGGTGGCGTTTCTCTCGTGGCAATTGCCGTGGCTACCAGCATTTCTGGTGGCATTGGTTTCTTCTTTGGGGTGGTGCCGGCACGTCAGGCGGCTAGACTTGACCCAATTGTTGCCCTCAGAAGTGCCTAAAGTTCACTCCAAGCTGTTAGGTTCGATATACCGGCTGTTTGCTCTGACAAAACACTGGCCCCCGTTAAGTTCCACACGAAGCCAAGGTTTGCCGGCATTGTCCCGCTGAATCACGATCACTTCATCGGAACCGCCACGACCAAAGCTTGCCGCTTGAAACAAATCTTCCTGAGCAAATTGCCGGTTAACTCGGTGATTAACGCCAGGGCCATTACGGCAGTTTAAACCTTCGGTAACAACCCGCCAAGAGCGATGTTCGCCGGCAACTCCCTGAATTTCCTGACCGTTGGCGCTGATTCTCTGGATTGAATTGTAATCTCCATTGCGATCTGGAATTGGCTCTTGATTTCTTTGCGCTAAAGCAATGGTCGCAATGGTACAAATTGAAGTCGTGATCACGATTGCCGGTACAAAACGAAGCATTTTTTTACCCGTATCTACAGGAGTATTTAGCTTTTATTTCTTTAGATTAGTATTATAATAGACAAAATAGCAATAAACATATTTTTCCATAAAATCTTTCGGTTAATTAAAATTAGTCTAGTCTTCTGATTTTTCCAGCCGTTGAGTCTCTAGCGCGAATATCCTTATGAAAAACCAACCCTTAGATAGTCAAGCCCTGAAAACGTTAGACAACACCCCTACAGTGCATAAGCCGGTGATTGTGGGGCTTGAAAATGTTTCCAAAATCTATGGCATGGGCAACACAGAAGTTCGCGCTCTTAACGGTGTGGATTTGACAATAGAACAGGGTGAATACTGCTCGATTATGGGGGCTTCTGGATCGGGCAAATCTTCCGCCATGAATATTATCGGCTGTCTTGACCGGCCTACATCGGGAAAATATTATCTTGATGGGTTGGATGTTGCGGAGATGGACGAATCAGAATTAGCGAAGATTCGTAATCTTAAGTTGGGGTTTGTATTTCAGCAGTTTCACCTTTTGTCGCAACTGTCAGCCTTAGAAAATGTGATGTTGCCGATGGTGTATGCCGGCGTTTCCCCTCAAGAAAGGCGAGATAGAGCAACAGAAGCACTAATTCGAGTCGGGTTAGAAAACCGGCTGAATAACAAACCTAATCAGCTATCAGGGGGGCAACAACAACGGGTGGCAATTGCGCGTTCAATTGTCAATCGTCCCGTGTTGCTACTAGCAGATGAACCCACCGGCGCTTTGGATTCCAAAACTACCCAAGAAGTGATTGATATTTTCTCCGAACTCAATGCTGCCGGCATCACAATTGTTATGGTGACGCACGAACCAGATGTCGCGCGTTGTACCCGTCGCATCGTCTGGTTCCGCGATGGCCAGATCGTACACTCCCATCTAACCCCAGACGATTTAGGTCACGCTGCTTTCTAAGGAGTATATTAAGCTGCAAGTGGATTATCATTGCTTAGTCAGATTTCGCGCTTTTGTATGGCGCTTCAAACTAGGCTAAGTGGTGCCAAAACATTGCGGCTCGCTTCTCAGGAGAGTTAAAAAATGAGGCTTGTATCTCGCTGGAACCGCGCCCACATTTTATTATGTTTAGGCGCTTTTTTGTTGGCTGTGCTGATGGGTCAGCTTTTTTCGACTCAGTCGAGTTATGTTGGTGTTCCGCAACCTACAAATTCGCTGCCGGTGGCGATTACAGAAGGTTGGCAGTACCGCTGGGGTGATTCACCATTTGATG from Microcoleus sp. FACHB-68 includes:
- a CDS encoding AAA family ATPase; the protein is MALDVRRFYKACNPSKAIDMKNAEEEKYYIDFSPVRGSKIIEEIERTIAILQADEPTCQLFSGHIGCGKSTELLRLRTELEAQGFHVVYFESNQDLELVDVDVSDILLMIARQVSESIEKLKIELKPKGFRSLLKGASDLLQTEIDLTAEASLPGVGKVRAGTDGEFSLAFGIGKITAQAKESPDVRSRLREYLEPRTNSILQSINQELLEPAIQSLRQRGREGLVVIVDNLDRVDPRRLPSGRTQPEYLFVDRGEQLRKLNCHLVYTIPLVLTFSNDYGSLMSRLGGGVDAKVLPMVPAQLSDGLDCTEGVALLRQMVLARAFPDVEPDRRITLVTEIFDSLDTLDRLCRVSGGHVRNLLGLLYRCIQKGDLPIPRQRLESVIQERCNELSRAIEPDEWELLRQVAQTKSVRGETEYQILLRSMFVFEYRNDQGHWYDINPILAEAKEFKS
- a CDS encoding MarR family transcriptional regulator; protein product: MDEEQRQFEVKRFVEEVGLLFELAGLPRMAGRILGWLLISNPPHQSTGELAEVLQASKGSISTMTRLLIQARLVERMSLPGDRRDYFCIKLGAWSALIKQQVAQITAIRQLAEHGLQLVEGEDPQRRQRLQEMHDFHAFFERQFPMLIECWEQEHPQRDQPNVS
- a CDS encoding efflux RND transporter periplasmic adaptor subunit; this encodes MPKGKGWAIGLIAAALLGTGGTAFVALRNAAPKVDISELTVPVESKNLTVRIGASGAVQPVQRVNLSPKTQGRLAELYVEQGDRVEAGKVVARMESGEIEAQLMQAQARLSSAKARLQQRQTGSRPEEIVQAQARLNQAQASLDQLRAGSRSEDVAEAEAGVTRAQAQVEEAQSRLNLASSNVRRNRELADVGAIARKDLDQFLDEERRAQANLEQVRAGVAEANRRLEKLQNGTRPEEIEQAEAAVAEAQSSLEQLQNGTRPEEIAAANADVTEAEGQVRFYEVQLEDTKVRAPFAGIITQRYAIEGAFVTPATSASDASSATSTSIVALARDLEVLAKVPEADIGQIKVGQTVEIVADAYPDRVFKGRVHLIAPEAVKERDVTLFQARVSIDAGKDQLQSGMNVDIKFVGDKLSNALVVPTVAIVTNKGETGVLIPDEKNQPKFQSVTVGSTIGNQIQVLDGVKAGDRVFLELPEGKKLEDVIKTIK
- a CDS encoding ABC transporter permease; this translates as MDIVESVKMATTTLLSNKLRSSLTMLGIIIGNASVIAMVGIGEGAQKFVGDQVNSLGSNLLFVIPGSPEAQRRPIYPPQTLVLDDAKAIAEQVASVSEVAPALNGSELISYRNKNNSATIIGTTPEFLSVRSFDIAKGRFLMNLDLQRQEDVVVLGSEIAQQLFGNKNPLGEQIRVKNVSLQVIGVMEPKGSTFGDNQDMNVYVPITTMARRIVGRSSPYGIQVTFISVSVEDEASMKKAQFQIENLLRLRHKIVNEDDFTVRNQQELMNTLGSITGALTLLLAATAAISLFVGGIGIMNIMLVSVTERTKEIGLRKAIGASQQDILVQFMIESVILSVVGGLIGVGFGIGGIMLIGAFTPLKGGVSLVAIAVATSISGGIGFFFGVVPARQAARLDPIVALRSA
- a CDS encoding SH3 domain-containing protein; amino-acid sequence: MLRFVPAIVITTSICTIATIALAQRNQEPIPDRNGDYNSIQRISANGQEIQGVAGEHRSWRVVTEGLNCRNGPGVNHRVNRQFAQEDLFQAASFGRGGSDEVIVIQRDNAGKPWLRVELNGGQCFVRANSRYIEPNSLE
- a CDS encoding ABC transporter ATP-binding protein yields the protein MGNTEVRALNGVDLTIEQGEYCSIMGASGSGKSSAMNIIGCLDRPTSGKYYLDGLDVAEMDESELAKIRNLKLGFVFQQFHLLSQLSALENVMLPMVYAGVSPQERRDRATEALIRVGLENRLNNKPNQLSGGQQQRVAIARSIVNRPVLLLADEPTGALDSKTTQEVIDIFSELNAAGITIVMVTHEPDVARCTRRIVWFRDGQIVHSHLTPDDLGHAAF